DNA from Nitrospira sp.:
GGCACTCAGAGTACGATGGACTGGTATCTCAAGGGCGACAAGGCGCGGGTGGAGTCCTCCCGCACCGACGGACAAACGCACGTGATGATCTTCGATGCCCAGACCAGGACGATGCAGATGGCGATGCCGGGGCAGAAGAGCTATATGGAAATCAACATGGGCGGTGAACGGAGCGAACAGCTCAAGGAGGCCTTCGAAAAGCAGACGGTCGAGCGCACGGGAAAGACCGACAAGATCGCCGGCTATTCCTGTGAAATCTGGCGGATCACGGACAAGGAGGAAAATCGACTGAAGAACGACATTTGCGTGGCGAAGGGGTTCGGAAAGGCGGCCACGTTCTGGATCGATCCGAAGGAGATGCGCCGATCTTCACAACCGAGTTGGGTGAAACGGCTCGTGGAGGAGGGAGGATTCGGACTCCGGAGCATTCACTATGATGAAGAGGGCAAAGAATCCTCGCGCATGGAAGTGACGAGCATCGACAAGAAGAGTCTGGACAATGCCCTCTTCACCTTTCCCGCCGATTGGGCGAAGCAGGATATGTCGGCCATGCAGGAACGGATGAAGGCGATGCGGGAGCGGAAGGGGCAGGCAGGCGAAGACTTCTCGAAGATGGCGGAGGAGATGAAGAAGCGGAAGGCGGACCAGGGTAATGTTACGGAGCCTTCCGGCCAAGACGGGCAGCAGCCGGATATGAAAGAGATGATGAAACAGTTCGGCGAAATGATGAAGAAGAAACAGCAGGGCGGCCAATAGGGGCGCCCTCCCGACTCACCCGGTGATCGTGACGTCCGTTGCGCGACCCCGATGCGTGAACGTCGATCGCTGACCCTGTCGATCGGGCTCTGCCTGTGCCTCCTGATTTTCGCCAGGACTACGGCATCGGCCAGTGACGTCCAGGAGGCGCGGCCTGCGCAGGACCCCTCGCCCACTCCGATTGCGAAAGTCGAACCCCTTCAGGACCGGGAGGGGCGGCCGCCCGCTCAGCGTTCTCAGCACATCATCTTTTCCGACGATTTCGGACAGCGGGTTCCGCAATCACGGTTCCATTTGGACCGAGCGCTGAATGTGCCGGACTGGCTCCATCTCGGTCTCCAGTCTGGCGTTATGAGTCCTATGGCCAGCCCCTCAGAAAAAACGAGACTACCGGTGGAGCGCAATTTTCGGAACAGACGCTGGCTCAACTCGGCATACGGTACAAACCGTTCCTGTTGTTTGCCGAGTTTCTCGACGCCCGCCCGCTCTATAACTTCGGTCTCACGGTCAACAGTAAGATGGAAGACCGTAACGATGTGTTGCAACTCTATCTCGGCATCGGGACGGACCGTTTCCTCGGGTCCAACATCACGTCCGAGCTGCGGGTGGGAAAATTCACTCTGGATCTTGGGAGCCGCCGCCTGATCTCTCGGGTCAACTTCACCAACGTTCCCAGTTCCTTCCTGGGCGCTCACTGGATACTGGGAGCCACCGACGAGTGGAAGATCCGGACGTTCGTGATGCGTCCGGTCCGGAGTCAGCAGACGGCGCCGGATCAAGTCGATGCCAACACCCTCTTGGCCGGCATCTTCTACCAGGAGCGGCGCCTCCCATGGGTGTATACAGAGCTGTACCTGTATTACACCTCACAGAACGATCGCGCTCCGGGCAGCGGCAGTATTCAAGACGAAGAGTCCACTCACGGTGAACGGCAGAACCTCTATTCCGCGGGGTTTCGTCTCTTTAGACCGGCGCACAGGGGCGCTTACGACTATGAAGTGGAGTCGATTTATCAGTTCGGGAAATCGGCGTTGGAGGCCGGCGGAACCTTGGTCGGCGGTACACCGCTCCCAGTCTTCGCTTTCATTCAACATGCGGAAATCGGCTATACCTTCGACGTGCCCTGGAGCCCCGTCGTCCGTGTGCTCTACGACTACGCCAGCGGCGACAAGGACCCGAACGACCGCCGGAACGGCCGGTTCGATTCGCTCTATGGCGCACGTAATTTTGATTTTACCCACACCGGCATCTGGTCGCTCTTCAACCGGTCGAATCTGAGTTCTCCGGGGGTTTTCCTCGCCCTGCACCCGTCCGATACCGTGCGGGTCGCCCTGAAGCAGCGGTTCTATTGGCTGGCGCAGTCGAAGGACGAGTTTATCGGGGCCGGATTGCAAGATAGGAGCGGACGCAGCGGCAATTACCTCGGATCGGAGTTTGACCTGCGTGTGGCCTGGACCGCGAGCCTGAACCTGCTCCTGGAAGCAGGATGGCTGTACCTCATCAAGGGGAGTTACTACCGCAACCTCTTGCGAGAAGGCATTGCCGGTTCCCCGAACGACAAGAACACGGATTACGTGTTCGTGAGCATGCGGTTGTTCTTCTGACCCTGTTGCGGTGCCACCAAGCTTGCTGGATTCCCCCTTCGCGGTGAGTTATACTCCCGCCCGTTTTCTACGCGGAAGACTGGCGGAAGAAAAGGATCATCGTCTTTCCGGGAGGTCGGGATGTCGAGGGGTCGTTTGTCCTGGAAGAGGGGCTGGTTCGCCGGATCGCTCGCGATCCTGTGTCTGTCGGTCAACGCAGGAGCTCTTGCAGAAGACCCGGCATCGAGTCGATCCTGCAAAGCCGTCGAGACCCCTCTCAAGCTCACCATTCCGTTCGGCCTCGAAGATGAGATCGGAGAGTACCTGCCGAAGGACAATCCCTTGACGGTGGAGAAGGTAGAGCTTGGAAAACTGCTCTTCTTCGATCCGCGCCTGTCCCGCGACAACACGATTTCCTGTGCCAGCTGTCATAAGCCGGAACTGGCTTGGACGGATGGGACCAAGCTGTCGATCGGCATCAACAATCAGTTGTCGTCCCGCAACAGTATGACGGTGGTGAATCGATTGTACGGCCGTGCTCAATTGTGGCACGGCAAGATGGCGACGTTGGAAGCGCAGGCGCAGAATCCCCTCACCAAAGCCGTGCGGATGGGCATGCCTTCGACGGATGCCGAGGTCGCCAAACTCAATGCGATCAAGGGATACCGGGAGCGGTTTCAACAGGTCTTTTGTACCGACGTCTCCATCGACGGGATCGCCAAGGCGATCGCCGCGTTCGAGCGGACCATCCTGTCCGGCAACAGTCCGGCCGATCGGTACGACATGGGCGGTGAGGAGCCGGCGGCGTCGGAGTCGGCCAAGCGGGGTCTCAAGATCTTCCAAAACAAGGGTCGCTGCACGCGCTGCCATTCGGGGTTCAATTTCAGCGACGAAGAATTTCATAACCTCGGCATCGATTGGGACAAGTCCGCAGCCGATCTCGGGCGGTACTCGGTCGAGAAACATCCCGGTACGGTCGGCGGATTCAAGACCCCGACCTTGCGCGAGATCGCGCGAACGGCGCCCTACATGCACGATGGCCGCTTTGCGACGCTTGAAGAGGTCGTCGACTTCTACGACCAAGGGGGCATTCAGAACCCCCATCTCTCCAATGTGATCATTCCGCTGGGGCTGACCCAGCAGGAAAAACAGGACCTCGTTGAATACATGCGAGCCCTCAACGGAGAGGGCTGGCAGGTCACGGCCCCGACCGAATTTCCACGATAGTCCTCTTCCCTTCGGCTTCTTCTCCAGGGACGGAAATTTCCGTCCCATGGCTTGGAGAGGGCGCCGGTCGCCGGTTTCCCCCTGTTGACAGGTTTTTCTAATGGGCGTAGAGAACAGGTGCGGCCCAATTTCATCCAAGGTGGTAGGTGGGGGATCGGACAGACCGCGCGGCTGCCGTCGAGATCTCTCACGGATTCCCACAGGAGAAAGGAGGGTGGATGATGGACGATTCGACTCCACCTGGCCCGTATGGCCCGCCGAAGTGAAGGCGAGCTTCTCGTCGTTCATGCCGGACGGTTCTCCATCGACTATGCCACAAGGCATCGAAGACGCACCCTACTGGGCGTTGCGTTATGCTCATGATCGGAGAACCCTATTGCGGAGTAGAAGAAACGTCGTGTCACGAGAAAGAGCGGTTTCCCCCGACGGGAAGTCCTGTTGTCCTGATACATTCGACGGGTCTAACAGGAGCCGCAACATCCAACAACAGCCATCGGCGTCCTAAGCGCCACGCACGGGCTCCCAGCAGAATGGGAGCCCGTATCGTCTCGGCCGTCGCGAAAAATGTTTCGCTTCCTGCTCTGGCACCTAGGGCCTATTTTTCTGTTGACAGGATTTTTTAAGGAGCGTAATAGGGATATTTATAGTCTGCAAAAGGCTGTGCTTACCGTGACGAGGCGGTGGACAGTGCGCGCCTGTTCGGGACACCTCGCCACTCATCAACCGGGGAGGTTCATAATGGAAGAACTTACGCCACCGGACCAGAACGGCCCGCAGACCTGAGGGTGGGCTGCTCGTCGGTCGTGTTTGCCGGTTCTTCTTTGGCTGTGCCTCAAGGCACTGTTGATCAAACAGGATGACAGCCGCTGAATAATGGAAGAATCGAAGTGAGACACGAGGCACACCAGTATCCTGGGGTAATGACATCCCCCGACGAATACCCTGATGCTTCTCAGGTTCGAACGGGTCTTCCACTGACCACAATCTAAGTGCTTTCGGCGTCCCAAGCGCCAACCACGGGCGACCTCCCACCGTAGTGTAGGGTCGCCCGTGGCATTTTTGACTCCGGCATCTTCGGTTTCCTTCCTCCTTCACCGGTCTGTATAGTCGGAGCCATGGGTATCATTTCACCATTGGCCCTTGAAGGAGGTCTCCGATGTCACTGTTCGACCAATTTGCCCGCGGCGATTTCGTCAACCCTGCCACATTGTTGGGGGCCGCCTTTTACGCCTTTCTCTTTATGACCATCGCCTGGTTTCTTTCCCGCATGGTTCGGCTCACCGTGCGTCGCTTCCAACATCTCTTGATCGATCAAACCGTCTCGACCCTTCTGATCCGTCTCGCACAGGTGGTGATCTACGTGATGGCCGCGATTCTCTATGCGCACGCGATTCCACAATTGCGGTCTGTGGGAACCGCTCTGTTGACGAGTGCCGGGGTCGCATCCATTCTGTTCGGGTTGGCGGCGCAAAGCACCTTGAACAATCTGGTGTCTGGATTCGCCCTGTTGTTGTACCAGCCGTTCGAGATGGGCGACAAAGTGCAGGTGGCTGCGCCCAGTGGCCTCGAAACCGGTGTCGTCGCAGAGATGACCATGGGCTATATCATCATCCGGACAGAGAACGGGCGGGAAATCGTGGTCCCTAATAGTGTGGCGGCGACGCAGGTGGTGGTCAGGCTGGCCGCCTGAGGAAGTGAAGGCTAGATGCGGTCCGGGTAATCGGACACGATTCCGTCGATGCCGACGTCGCGCATGCGTTGAATGTCCTTCGGCTCGTTGACCGTGTAGGCGAAGACCCGCCGTTCGAGGTTGTGGTAGGTCTGGAGCAGCGCAGGGGTGACGGTGGAAAAGTGGAGGCCCACATGGGAGGCGTTCACCGCGATCACATCGGCAACAGGATCTCGCGGGAGGCGGCGATGGAGCAGGACCATGAGGTTCGCCCGTGGATCGGCTTGGCGGACGCGATGCAATTCCTCCGTCAGGAACGACGCATAGAGGAGGAGGCCTGAAAATCCGGTACGGTTCACGATGGCACAGGCTTCGTTTCCGATTCCCTCTGCTTTGAGTTCGAGGATCACTCCGATGGCGCCGGAGGTAACCTCAAGGGCTTCTTCCAAGGTGGGAATCCGCTGCCGGTTGCCTGCATCGAGCCGTTGTACCTGATCGAGTGACATCTCGGCCACATGGCCGGTCTTGTCGGTGGTGCGATCGACGGTCTCGTCGTGCAGCAGCACGAGATGGCCGTCGCCGGTCGCCCGCACGTCGACTTCAACGAGATCTGCGTGAAAGGCCCGGGCTTTCCAAATGGCGGCGAGGGTATTCTCGGGGGCGTGGCCGGCGGCTCCCCGATGACCGATGCGAAGGACGGAAGAGATGGCGGCCTCTTCTGAAAAGGTCCTGCTGGTCCCTTCCCCAACCTGCACCATCCTGCTGCGGGGAGGGCTTTCTTTTCCAGCCCCACTTCCCTAACATATTTCGCGTATGTCTGCAAAGGACGCCAAGGGGAGCGGGACATCCGGTCGAGGACGGCGGCGAAAACCGACCGGGCAGTCCACCGGTCTGGCGGCGACCGAGCTGCAGTCGGCGACCCCGTCGGCCGAGGTCGCGGAGTTGCATCGGACGATCGAGCGCGATGCGGGCACGGTGCTGGCCCTGTACCGGGAGCCGTTCGGGGGACGGTGGCTTGCCTTCGCCGCGCTTCCGATCGACCTGGTCGAACCGACGCCGTACCAGCGCAACCTGTCCGAGACACATGTGCGTAAACTGGAGTCGGTCATCAGCAAGGTGGGCCGTTTTCTGGATCCCATTATCGTGGTCCCAGCCCGGAACAGTCGAGGCGCCAAATATTGGACCCCGAACGGCCACCACCGGCTGTCGGCGATGCGGGCGCTCGGCGCGAAGAGCATCACGGCCATCGTGGTTCCCGAAGCGGCGGCGGCCTATCAGATCCTCGCCCTCAACACGGAGAAGGCCCATAACCTCCGCGAGAGGGCGCTGGAAGTCATTCGCATGTATCGAGAGCTGGCCCAACTGGATGATGCGACCGAAGAGGCCTATGCGCTGGAATTCGAAGAGCCGGCGTTGATGACGCTGGGACTGTGTTACGAGGAGCGGCCCCGCTTCAGCGGCGGCGCGTACCATCCGGTGTTGAAGCGCGTGGATGCCTTTCTCGCGCAGCCGCTGCGGTCGGCTCTCCTGCTGCGGCAGGAGCGAGCCGGCAGGGTTTTGGCCCTCGATGACGCGATCGTGAAGCAGGTGGAGGCGTTGAAGGCCCAGGGGCTTACAAGCCCCTATCTCAAGAGTTTTGTCGTCGCGCGCGTGAATCCGATCCGCTTCCGTGCCAAAGACGCCCCTCCCCTGCCGTTCGACGAGGCGCTGGACCGGATGGCGAAGGCGACGGAAACATTCGATCCGCGCAAGATCAAGCTCGATGACCTGGCCAGGTCGGGAGGTGTGCCGGATGAGAGCGAGTGAAGTCAGCCGATCATGTTCCCCTACCGGCGACTCTTCGGAGGGTCGCTCTGTTTGAAAGGAGGGTACCATGCTTGTCCGGGAAGTGATGTCTGCCGGTGTGGTGACGGCCCGAAGAACCGATTCGGTCCGTTCTGTCGTGGCTAAGATGCTCAGTCGTCATTGCGGCGCGATTCCGGTCGTGGAGGACGACGACCGGTTGATCGGCATGGTGACGTTGCGCGACGTATTAATCCCGCTCTATCCCAATTACGGCGAATACATTCATGACAACGTCCACAGCCGCGATTTTACCGAAATGGAGGAGGGCTATGCGGACGTGCTCAACCAGAAGGTCGAGGACGTCATGAGTTTGCACCCCCTGACCGTCTCATCGCAGACCCCGGTGCTGGAAGCAGCCTCCTACATGGGTTTGAAGAACTTCCGCCGTATTCCGGTGGTCGATAAGGGCAAGCTGGTGGGGATGGTGAGTGTCGGCGACATCAATCGCGGGCTGTTCTTCGAGAGAGGCCATCTCTCGCTCGAACGGAATCAGGTCGCGCAACCGTCACGACGGTAGACCGGTTGCGGGACCGAATGGACCGCTCGTAAAATGGGGCCTTGGCGGGCTTAGCAGCCGGCGGCATTGTCCGTCTGCAAAGGAGGCATGATGGGTCTGGCCGATAACAAATGTGTTCCCTGCCGCGGCGGGGTCCCTCCCCTGCCGCCGGATCGTACGCAAGCGTTGTTGAAGGAGTTGGGGCGTGGATGGGGGCTGAGCAAGGAGGGGCATCTTGAACGGCTTTACACGTTCAAGGATTTTGCGCAATCGCTGGCCTTCGCGAACAAGGTGGGTGCGGTGGCTGAGGCAGAAGGCCATCATCCGGATCTCTACGTGGCCTGGGGAAAGTGCAAGGTCGAGATCTGGACGCACAAAATCAATGGGCTCACCGAAAGCGATTTTTATCTGGCCGCCAAGGCGGATCGCGAGTTCGAGCCGTTTCGGGCGGGGACCTAACGATGTCCATGACTTATCCGGGTTCGGCCCCCGCCTTGTGCCGACCGGACTGGGGATCTTATGAGTAGCTCCCAGGCTCAGGTCGCGCTCGTCAACATGCCCTTCAGTTATTCGAAGTATCCCTCCATTCAATTGGGCACGCTCTCCGCGCTCTTGAAATCGAAGGGCATCGGGGTCGATTGCCACCACCTCAATGTGCGGTTCGCGCACAAGATCGGGATTCCCCTGTACGAATCGATCTGTGAGAAACGCGCGCTTTTCGGCGAGTGGTTGTTCTCCTACCTGCTTTTTCGGGACAATCCGAAGCGCGCCGAATACCCGCAGGTATTCAAGCCCGTGTTCGAGCAGCTGGCCCGCGAAAGCGGAAGGCCGGTTTCGTTTTTCGGGGAGATGGCCACGAAGACCGCGCCGCAGTTCTTGACCGGCGCGATGACGGCGATCGATTGGGGTCGGTACAAGATCGTCGGGTTTACCTCGACCTTCGATCAGAACGTGGCCAGTCTCACCATGGCGAGGCTCATCAAGGATCTCTATCCCGACGTCAGGATCGTTTTCGGCGGCGCCAATTTCGACGGCGAGATGGGGCTGGAATATTTCCGGGCCTTCCCGTTCATCGACCATGTGGTCGTCGGCGAAGGTGAGGTGACGTTTCCCGCCTTGGTCAACCATATCCTGAACGGATCGACCGGGGCGTACCCGAAAGGTGTGACCTATCGACAGGGCGGTCACATCAAGTTCGAACCGAACCCTGCCCTGTTCACGGAGTTTGCCCACACCGGGCCGCCCGACTATGACGACTATTACCATCTGTTGGCCGAGCTGGGTACCGAGGCGTCGCGTGGTCTGGATCGTATTCTCTTGTATGAAGGCTCACGCGGCTGCTGGTGGGGTGAGAAACATCACTGTACGTTTTGCGGCCTCAATGCGCAGAGCATGAAGTTCCGGGCGAAATCGTCCGAGCAGGTCGCCCGCGAGATGGCCTATCTGTCCAGCCGTTACGATACGACGCGGTTCCGCCTGGTCGATAACATCATCGACATGAAGTACGTCGAGAATCTCTTCGGCGCGTTTGCGCAGGACCGCCGCGATCTTGATGTCTTCATCGAAACCAAGAGCAATTTGCAGAAGCATCAGATTCGCCTGCTCGCCGCCGGCGGGGTGAAATGCATGCAACCGGGACTGGAGAGCCTGAGTCAGGCGCAGTTGCGCGCGATGGACAAGGGCGTGACCCCGATGCAGAACCTGGTATGTCTGAAGTGGTGCTATTACTATCGCGTGGCGGTCTCGTGGAACATTCTTCTGGGGTTCCCGGGAGAGACGAACGACGACTACCGCCGCCAGATCGACTTGATTCCCTCCCTCTTCCACCTGCAACCGCCGGAAGGGGCCGGGAAGTTCTGGTTGGAGCGGTTCAGTCCGTACTTCACGCGGCCGCATGAGTATGGGGTCCATATCACCGGGCCTGGGTTGGCCTACGCTTACGTCTACGATTCGCGTCAGGTGGACCTGGCAAAAATAGCCTACGATTTTGAATATGAGCTGGAGCAGTGGCCGGTGGATCCCGATGTCTATCAGGAGTTGGTAGAGACCGTGCAGGAATGGCAGCGGCGCGCGGCCTCATCCGACAAACCGTTCCTGTATTATTCCAAATCGTTCGACTATGTGACGGTGTATGACGGGCGGACGGCCGCTCCCACAAGGGAGCGGTTCGACTGGCCGGCTTCGTTTCTCATCGATGCCTGTAATGAAGCGCCCAAGTCATTGGAGCAATTGCGGGGCGGGTTGCGGGAACAGTCCGAAGCGGGCGATATGTCCGATGCCCTGCTGCAGGAGTCGCTGGCGAAACTGACGGCAAAACGAATTCTGTACGAAGAACGAGGAAAGTACTTCACCCTGGCCATTCCGGAACACCCCTACTATTGAGCCTGCCGGTCACTGGTCATCGTCATCGGTCAAGGGGCTATAGGGCTCTTTCCTCTTCCCCATCACCGTGACAAGTGACCTGTGACGGTTGACCGTTTCCCATCACATCGAGAGTTTCTCCGCCACGTTCCTCATCTGCACGCCGTGCACGAGTGACGCGCCGCCGCGGATGGCGCAGGCCACATGGACGGCTTCGGTCATTTCCTCCATATTCGATCCCTTTTCGAGGCAGGCTTGGGTGTAGGCATCGATACAATAGGGACATTGCACGGCATGCGCCACCCCGAGTGCGATCAGGGCCTTTTCCCGTTCCGTGAGCGCGCCTTCCGCAAAGACCGCGCTGTAGTAACTCATGAATTTTTCCCACAGGGCTGGATTGCCCTTTCCCATCTCTCCGAACTTGGCGAGATCCTTCGTATGGTAGTAGTGGTCCATGTCATGTCCTCACGGGCTGAGAGTGAAGGTTGCGCGTTGAAGAAAGAAGCCGCGGCTAGGCGTTTCCAGGAGGGGCCGTGTCCACCTCACCGAGGGCCTGGGAAAAGCGGTGTCCGACAATGGTGGTGACTTTGCTCATCAATTCTCCGAGTTCTTTCCATTCGTCCGCACTCAAGTCCGCCTTGATCTGGGGGTGAATGGCCCACTCGGCGTTCACGAGTTTTCCTTTACGTGACACATGAACGTGTAACAGTTCGACATCCCAGACATCCGGGGATTTGGCCGATGATGCGCCCGGTTTAGGCGGAGGGACTTGGCTTGCCATGGTACGTTCGCTCCTTCAGCAGCTAAGTGAGACCGGCATGATACCCCATCGGTTGCAGCGCTGTACATGGGAATGCCGGTGGGTGCGTCGATCGTGCCGGAGCG
Protein-coding regions in this window:
- a CDS encoding Cytochrome c551 peroxidase; the encoded protein is MSRGRLSWKRGWFAGSLAILCLSVNAGALAEDPASSRSCKAVETPLKLTIPFGLEDEIGEYLPKDNPLTVEKVELGKLLFFDPRLSRDNTISCASCHKPELAWTDGTKLSIGINNQLSSRNSMTVVNRLYGRAQLWHGKMATLEAQAQNPLTKAVRMGMPSTDAEVAKLNAIKGYRERFQQVFCTDVSIDGIAKAIAAFERTILSGNSPADRYDMGGEEPAASESAKRGLKIFQNKGRCTRCHSGFNFSDEEFHNLGIDWDKSAADLGRYSVEKHPGTVGGFKTPTLREIARTAPYMHDGRFATLEEVVDFYDQGGIQNPHLSNVIIPLGLTQQEKQDLVEYMRALNGEGWQVTAPTEFPR
- a CDS encoding Glycerophosphoryl diester phosphodiesterase, which produces MVQVGEGTSRTFSEEAAISSVLRIGHRGAAGHAPENTLAAIWKARAFHADLVEVDVRATGDGHLVLLHDETVDRTTDKTGHVAEMSLDQVQRLDAGNRQRIPTLEEALEVTSGAIGVILELKAEGIGNEACAIVNRTGFSGLLLYASFLTEELHRVRQADPRANLMVLLHRRLPRDPVADVIAVNASHVGLHFSTVTPALLQTYHNLERRVFAYTVNEPKDIQRMRDVGIDGIVSDYPDRI
- a CDS encoding CBS domain protein, which encodes MLVREVMSAGVVTARRTDSVRSVVAKMLSRHCGAIPVVEDDDRLIGMVTLRDVLIPLYPNYGEYIHDNVHSRDFTEMEEGYADVLNQKVEDVMSLHPLTVSSQTPVLEAASYMGLKNFRRIPVVDKGKLVGMVSVGDINRGLFFERGHLSLERNQVAQPSRR
- a CDS encoding Pterin-4-alpha-carbinolamine dehydratase; translated protein: MGLADNKCVPCRGGVPPLPPDRTQALLKELGRGWGLSKEGHLERLYTFKDFAQSLAFANKVGAVAEAEGHHPDLYVAWGKCKVEIWTHKINGLTESDFYLAAKADREFEPFRAGT
- a CDS encoding radical SAM/B12 binding domain protein yields the protein MSSSQAQVALVNMPFSYSKYPSIQLGTLSALLKSKGIGVDCHHLNVRFAHKIGIPLYESICEKRALFGEWLFSYLLFRDNPKRAEYPQVFKPVFEQLARESGRPVSFFGEMATKTAPQFLTGAMTAIDWGRYKIVGFTSTFDQNVASLTMARLIKDLYPDVRIVFGGANFDGEMGLEYFRAFPFIDHVVVGEGEVTFPALVNHILNGSTGAYPKGVTYRQGGHIKFEPNPALFTEFAHTGPPDYDDYYHLLAELGTEASRGLDRILLYEGSRGCWWGEKHHCTFCGLNAQSMKFRAKSSEQVAREMAYLSSRYDTTRFRLVDNIIDMKYVENLFGAFAQDRRDLDVFIETKSNLQKHQIRLLAAGGVKCMQPGLESLSQAQLRAMDKGVTPMQNLVCLKWCYYYRVAVSWNILLGFPGETNDDYRRQIDLIPSLFHLQPPEGAGKFWLERFSPYFTRPHEYGVHITGPGLAYAYVYDSRQVDLAKIAYDFEYELEQWPVDPDVYQELVETVQEWQRRAASSDKPFLYYSKSFDYVTVYDGRTAAPTRERFDWPASFLIDACNEAPKSLEQLRGGLREQSEAGDMSDALLQESLAKLTAKRILYEERGKYFTLAIPEHPYY
- a CDS encoding Carboxymuconolactone decarboxylase: MDHYYHTKDLAKFGEMGKGNPALWEKFMSYYSAVFAEGALTEREKALIALGVAHAVQCPYCIDAYTQACLEKGSNMEEMTEAVHVACAIRGGASLVHGVQMRNVAEKLSM